One Desulfomonile tiedjei genomic window, AAGCCAAGGCGAAAACAACGGCCAGCAGGATCCCCATTACGGTGAGCGCTGCAGCGGGTGAAATATCCCCCCGCGCCAGCGGACGATTTTTTTTCAGGGGATGAGCCCTGTCTTGCTCCATATCCAGATAGTCATTGAGGATGTACGAACCCGATGACACGAGACAAAACACCATGGCCATGCCTATTACCCGCACCACATCTTCGGCAACGAACAATCTTGAGCTGAAAATCAGAGGCATAAAGACAAACCCGTTCTTGATCCATTGGGTCGGTCTCATGAGTTTAAGGGACGCTCTTAACAAGTTCATTTACGCGCTCTGACTTTCTTCATTTTCAATCCGCAGTGGATCTGCTTTCCTAGCACAGAGCCTGTGGAGTGTAAATCAAAACGTGGGGAGGGCCGTCGGTGCGCCTCAATTGGAGCCGCCTTGGTTTACCGCCTCGAATGCTTTATTCTTCCTTTGAGAGGAAATCCGCATGCAAGACCGAGACGACCTCATAAGAGAAGAAGATCGTCGAATAAGGCTGCTCAGAATGGCGTCGGACCTTTTGGTTCACGTGTTGATGACCCGGCCCATAAGTCTTTCCGAAGCCGACAAGATGATACAAGGGACCAGGAACCTTGCACTCAGGCTTTTTCCCGACAAGGGCCATGTTTTCGACCTCATTCATATGCCTCGTTTCCGCCGAGCGCTTCGAGAGGCCGGCGCGTACGATTCCCCGCGCACATTGAATGTTCTTATCGGCGGTAAAATGCCCAAGACTCCGGAATGATTTACATAATGCCTCTTAAGTCGCGGGACTCGTCCAGGACAGGCACATGATGGTCGGACGGGAGTCTGAGACTGTCTCAAAAATCACGAAACAGGTGGTATTGTGGCACGATCTGGGCCGCTGGGTGGCCCGGAGTCCCGCGAGGTGCGGCCTCCGGGCGCCGAAAGCGCAAGAGGGGCTAGCTCATGAATACGGGATTGTCTTAACCCTGCTGCTGGAATAGCGCGCAGAAAATACACCTCTTGTCGCTTCGCGGCCCGCGGGTGGGACCGGCATCTTGCCGGTCATTCTAATAGACAGGCTGGAAGCCTGTCCCACCGAAGGTCCGGGCCACCCGGCCGAGGTCGCCTGCCCGTCTGCGCTAGAGGCCATCAGTTTTGGGGATCGCTATATTGAACGTAAATCGATCCGTCCCATTAGGCGGAAATTCACGCGGGTTTCAATGGAGTTTTCGTGCGACAATGCAGTATGGTACTGTGCAATCAACTCGGAGGATTTGAACTTTAGTTATCCGGAGGCATGCGAACAATGGCTGATCTTGATCTAATGAGGTCGCTTACACAAAAGGCCGACACGAAGATCGTGCTGCTGGTGATGGACGGACTGGGCGGACTGCCCAGAGAGGTCGGCGGCCCAACGGAACTGGAAGCCGCTGCGACGCCTAACATGGATCGAATGGCACGAGAAGGCATGCTGGGGCTTATGCACACGGTCGGGATAGGTATCTCTCCCGGAAGCGGCCCGGGACACCTCGGCCTCTTTGGGTACGATCCGCTAAAATACGTTATCGGACGGGGAGTCCTGGAAGCGGTGGGCATCGGCGAATCTTTGACCGACCAGGATGTGGCCGCGCGAGGGAATTTCTGCACCGTGGACAGCCAAGGGATAATTACGGATCGCCGCGCAGGCCGAATATCCACCGAAGAATGTGCGCGCATGGTGGACCTGATTAAGGACATAACTCTCCCGGGCGTTGAACTCGTGGTAAAGCCGGTGCGCGACTATCGGTTCGCTCTAATCCTCCGAGGTCTGGGCCTTTCCCAGTCTCTCAATGAGACCGATCCGCAAAAGGTCGGCCTAAAGCCGCTGACTGTCGAAGCCCTGGACGGTTCCTCAGATGCCGCCCGCACCGCGGAACTGGTAAACAAGTGGGTGGAATTGGTT contains:
- a CDS encoding 2,3-bisphosphoglycerate-independent phosphoglycerate mutase; its protein translation is MADLDLMRSLTQKADTKIVLLVMDGLGGLPREVGGPTELEAAATPNMDRMAREGMLGLMHTVGIGISPGSGPGHLGLFGYDPLKYVIGRGVLEAVGIGESLTDQDVAARGNFCTVDSQGIITDRRAGRISTEECARMVDLIKDITLPGVELVVKPVRDYRFALILRGLGLSQSLNETDPQKVGLKPLTVEALDGSSDAARTAELVNKWVELVRDRIKDQSPANMVTLRGWSREPGLPGFKDVFKLNAAALAVYPMYKGLASLVGMTLIHGLNNLDDQLDALRKEWNSFDFFFFHYKYTDSRGEDGDFDAKVKEIEKVDKVIPRILELKPDVVVITGDHSTPAVLKSHSWHPVPVLMWAPGVSRSNPDVTGFGESQCLRGALGQFDAADLMALITAHAKRQAKFGA